The sequence below is a genomic window from Sorangiineae bacterium MSr12523.
TGTCGCGCGCCGACGACAATGGCACTTACGCGATCAAGCAGCGGACGACGCTGTCGACGCCGTTCGAAGGGGACACGATGATGTCGCCGTCGACGGCGCTCTTGGCCAATCGCGTGGCCGGCGAAGTGAATGGGCAAGGCGTGCAACTTGGATATGCGATCCGCGAGGTGACCACGTCGACCGCGGGCAGCGAATACCGATTTGCACTGCGCGAAGTGGGCCATGTTTGCATGGACGGCAACAAGGCGAACTTCTCCTACGACGAGCGGTTCTTGGTGACGTACCACTACCTGACGCGCAAGGATTTCCCGAGCGACGAGGCATGGGCGCCGTACAAGGACAAGGGCGCGAGCGACATTTACATTGCCGACTTCGTGACCGGCGAAAAGGTGGCGGTGACGCACATGGGACCGGGCCAGTTTGCTTTGTTCCCGCACTTCCGCGCCGATGGATGGCTGTATTTCACGGTGCGCGATGCGGTGACGAAGAAGGAATACGTCGCGGCGACGGACGCGGCCCTCGTGCGATTGGCGCAGGCGAACTGATGTTACGGCGTTTCGCGGTCGGGCCCTCCCTCGTCTTGGCGCTGCTGGCTTTGGCGGCATGTGGCAGCTCGGGGGGAGAGACTCGGGAGTGGGCTGGCCGCGAATCGCAGGAGATTCGCCCTCTGGAGCGGAAAATCGTGGGGCTCGGTGCCCCGTACGAGGCCGATCCGGGGCTCATCGCACGAACCTCCGAGCTCGCGGCGTCGCAAAAGGCCCGCCGCGAGGCGGCTTGGCAAGCCGTGGCGCGTGCGCTGCGGCCGGTGACCATCGCGGAGAAGCTCGATGGCGGCTCCGCGCAATTGCCGGCGTTTCGCACGTGGTACGGCAAGGACGATTTCACGCGCGCGTTCGCCGGTGCGCTGTCGGCGATGTCGCCCGAGGATCGGGCGGCACGCCGCGCGCTGCGGGACGACGAGGTGACGGCGGCCCTCGCGGCGAATGCGGCCTCGCGCGGTGAGGCGTCGGACGAAGATTACGCGGAGCGGCTGCGGCAGTTGACCGATCCGTCCGCGGTCGATGGCCTGGGTGCCAACCAGCGGGTGACCTATAGCCCAGGCACCGTGGCGCACCTGCTGAAGAACTATGCGCACACGCAAGGGTGCCTATCGCCGCGCACCGACGATCCCGCGCCATCGCCGACGAGCTTTGCGCCGTGCCTGGGCGACGAGTTTCCCGCCGATGCCGCGGTGGTGAAGACCTCGTGGAACCGCACGGACTTCAATGGAAAGATGCGCACGCACGATACGTCGGCCGAGACATTGGGCAAGCGGCGGCGCGGTGAGCTCGACGACGGCGGCTGGGGAAATGGCCAGGGTGAAGCCTCGCCTGGAGCCTCGGACATTTACACGATTCGACTGAGCGATGGCGCGAGCTTCCGTCTGACGGGCATGCACCTGATGACCAAGGAGCTGCGCGAGTGGCTGTGGATCACGGTGTGGTGGTCCGCCGAGCCAGATACGGATTTCGGTGAGGACCGCCCCGAATCGATCACGAAGCTGGGTGGACCGTGGTCGCATTACAAGATGTGCGTGGTCACGTCGTACGACGAGCACGATGCGGATCCGCGCGGTGGCTTCAAGGGATCGCTGGGCGATGCGCTCGCAGCGGTGCACGGCGGTAAGGGAGCACCGACGTGGTGCAGCAATCCGTACATCGAAAAAGGCGCGCACAATGCGCAGACGAACTGCGTCGGGTGCCACCAACACGCGGGAACGGACCAGCGCAGTGAGACGATTCTGGCGGACCCGACGAAGTTTCCAATGAGTGGCCGCACGAAGCTGCGTCAAAGCTTCCTGACGGACTATCTTTGGTCCGTGGGGCCTTCGCCCGAGCACTTGTCCCACGTGATCGAGCAGCAATTGCAGTAGCATGCGCGCGCATGCACGGTGTATTGACGACGTTTGGCCTCGCGATTGCGATTGCCCGCTACGACGGGCAACCCGTTCGGGACGATGCCTGGGTGTCTGCCCAGATTGAAGAGGCCAATCGCCTTTTTGCGGCGGCCGACGTCGATTTTCGCTGGACGGCCGAAGGGACGCTTTCGGAGCGCTACGCGGAAATGCACTCGCGCAACGATCGCGATGCGTTGGCCGCACAGGTGATGGGCCGGGGGACGATTCCCATCTTCATCGTGAAGTCGCTGGAGGACGTGGACGAGCCCGGGCGACCGCGCATGGGCGTGTGCTGGAAGAAGAGTTACCTCATCATGGCCGCCCACGCGAAGCCGACGGTGCTGGCGCACGAGCTGGGGCACTTCTTCGGAAATCCGCACAGCCAGGTGGACGATAATTTGATGAGCTATTCGCGCACCGGCGGCGCGGTATTCTTGGATGGCGTGCAGTTGGGAAGGATACGAGGCGGAGCAAAACGCTTTTTCGAATCCGGATTCCTGGTCGACGTGGGCGCGGGGCGGTTGTTTCCCTGATTTAGAAGGAGATGTCTCCGGTTGCGGAATAGCGCCAGGTGCGCGGTTCGCCGGCCTCGGGGTCTTCGACGAATTCGGTGAGGCCTTCGTGGCGAATGTCATCGTAGCCTTTGTAAAAGGAGGCTTCGATGAGGGCCGCGGCGGCGGCGATGGAGCTCCGGCCCACCGTCCAGTCTTTGAGCGACACAGGAAGCTCGGGAAGCCGTATTTCGGCGGTCGCCGGGGGCGCGAGGATGATCCACAGATGCTCGCGGGCGTCATGCCATGCCAGGCGAACGATGGCCGCATCGGCCTGGGAGGCATCGCCGGCAACATGGTAGCGAACGGTGGGCCGTGCGACGTCGGCACCGCCATCGACGGTGGCGGAGGAGACGCGGGGAAGCAGCGACTCGCGCAAATCGATGCGGGTCGTGTCGGAAAGGGCCTTATCGCTGCGCGCCAGCATGGCCTTGTCCGGGGAGCCCGCGTAGCCGAACTCGAGCCGGTAGACGGTGTCGCCCTCGAGGGCCTTGGGGATCAGGAAGCGCAACGGCGTGGGATCGGCAACGGGTGCACTCTGCCGCGGGCGCTCGAAGCGATCGCGCTCGTTGGCCAGGACGGAAACCTGTCCCTCGACGGTGGAGAGCCCCTCGGGCGGCGTCGAGAGAGCCAGGGTGAGCTCGCGAAAGGCGCGGCTCCACGCGGGCAGGCGCACGTCGACGTCGTGGCGCGGGTTGGTCTGCGGAAGGTTGGCCCAGTCGAAGGCGTAGGCCGCGGGGGCGCCCTTTTCATCGAGCGCCTCGCCGAGCACGCGGAATTTCTTCTCGTCCACGAGAAAGCGCTTGGCCACCGGCAGCGGCAACGGATCCGCAATGCGTGGCACCTCCGTGGCACCCACGCCAAGGCTCACCGTGTAGCGCGCGGCCTTTGGGTACGCACCGGGGAGCTTGACCCGCGCCGTGCTTACGACGCGTGCGGCCCCGCCCTCGTCCTCCGTTTCTCCGACGACGATCTCGTCGCCCGGTTGCACGCCGGTCACCGTGATCAATTGATAGACGCTATTTCCATAGGCCACGGTGACCATGCCCCCGGCCGGTGCCTCGGCCGAGGCTTTCCCATCGTCGCCAGACGTTGCCTCGGCAACCACGGCACCGGCCGCATCGTGAAAAACGATGTGCCTGCCCGAAAGCGGCGCTCCATCGTCGTAGACGGCGACGTTCACCTTGCCCATGTTCGCGGCAGGCATCGAACGCACGTCCGGGGCGTTCGCCCCCTGACGGGGATGGGCCGGCGCCAAAAGAAACGCGGCCCCCACGGCCGCCGTTGCCGAAATCCCCACCACCAATGGCCACAGTCTCATCGGCTCTCCATGTTAACGTGCCCTCGATGGGGCGATGGCTTCTCGTGCTCGCATGTGCACTCTGCACGCATTTTGCCGCGCTCGGTGCGGGGTTCCTCTGGCTCGACCACGCCCACATCGAAGATGGCCTGGCCATCTTCCCGCCTTCGCACTGGCATGAAGCCTTCACCCAAGGCTTCGCGGGCACCGGCTACTACCGCCCGCTGATGGCGCTGTCCCTTTCGCTGGACGCGCTCGCGGGGACGCCCTTCGTGTACCACGCGACGAGCCTCGCCTGGCATGCCGCGGCCGCGGCGATGGTCATGGCCGCAGCCGACGCGCTCGGTCTCTCGCGCAGGGCCGCCACCTTCGCGGGTGTGCTCTTCGCCGTGCATCCTCTCGCCGATCTGCCGGCCAATGCCATCGCCTTCCGCTCGGAGGCAATGGTCGTGGTCGCGCTGCTCGCGCTCCTCGTGTTCCATCTGCGCGATCGGCCTCTCGCGGCGGCCGCGGCACTTCTCGCGGGTGCGCTGACCAAAGAGGTGGCGTTCGTGCTCGCGCCGCTGTTTCTCGTTGCGTTGACGCATCCGGCACGTCCGCCGCGCCGCCGGCTCTGGCTCGCCGAAGGCGCCGCCCTCATCACCGCGATGGCGCTGCGCCTCGCCTTCGCGCCGTCGTGGCGAGCGTCGCACGAGGCGCTGTCCGCCTCGGAGGCCATCGGTACGCGGCTCGCGTCGCTCGCAAAGGGTGCGGGCGCGGTGCTTTTTCCCGTGGATCGACACGTATGCGATGCCTTCCCCATCACAGCGGCGTGGCATCCCATGGCGCTGCTCGGTTTGGCTCTGGTCATCGCGCTCGCGCGTTTCGCGGTTCGCCGTCGCGGACCGGCGCTCTTGCTCGCACTGGCGCTGCTGCCGTCGCTGCAGCTCGTCCCCATCATGCGCTGGTGGTCGCCGCACTATTTCTACGTGCCCCTCACCTTCGCCGCGATGCTCGCCGCCGAGGCGCTCGATCGTCTTCCGCGCAGGGTCCCCATCGTCGCGAGCGCAGCCCTCGCGGCTGTTTTTGCCGCGCTTTCGCTCATCGACGCGCGTCGCTTTCATGACGACGAATCGCTCTGGAGGCCCGAGGTCGCCGCCCAGCCCGCGTGCCGCGAAGGCCAATTTTACCTCGCGGAGGTCGACCGCCAGGCCCGCCGCTTCGCCGCCGCCGCGAAGAAGTACGAGGCCGCCCTCGCACCGCGGCCGGGCATGCTCGCCTTCGTCGACCGCACCGCCGCCCTGGAAAACATGGGCACCACGTACATCGCCCTGCGCCGCTTCACCGACGCGAAGGCAGCGTTTCGCAACGCCCTCGCGGGCACCGGCGATCCGCGCAGGCGCCGTGAGCTCACACACGATCTCGCGGGCGCGAGCCTCGAGGCGGGCGATGCGGCGGAAGCCGAGCGCTTGCTCGCCCCGGAAACCGCCCGCCCCGATGCGTTTCCCGAATCGCTCGCCCTGCGCGCCCGCGCCCTTCACGACCTCGGCCGCAACGAGGAAGCGCAATCGCTCATGGCCCGCCTCCCACACGCCAAGTAGAGCCAACCTAGACTAGGGCGCGCGCGTGATGGTGAAGCTCGTTTTGCCGCTCGAGGGCGGCGGGTCGATGATGACGTTGTCCACCGTCTTGAAGTAGCCGCGCGCCTTGCGCGGATCGTTGTCGACGTAGAACGTGATGAAGAGGGCCCCGAAGCCGCTCACGTACGTCGAGGCCCAATACGGCTTGCTCGCCACCGTCGTGTTGAGCGGCCGCATGTCGTGCCCGCCAAGGCTGCTGTCGAAGAAGAAGTGCTTCCCCGGCGCCAGGCAAAGATTGAACGGATCGCTGCACGTCGAATCGATGGTCTGGCTCTGATCGTTCGTAACGGTCTTGCTGCGCGAATAGGTGTGCGAGTGCCCCTGCGCGACGATGGCGCCTTGCGCGCGGCAATTCTCGTAGATGGTCCAGCCCATCTCGTCGTTCTTGGGGCCCACGTTGGTGGCGCGCATGTTCTTGTGCCAGCTGCAGATCTTCCAGATGTGCGTATCGTTCGCGAGGCGGTCTTTGACGTAGCTCGCGCGGCTGGGGCTCGTCTCCGAGTCGGAGACCATCACGATTTTGAGGCCCTTGTAGACGACCGAGTAGTTCTTCTTCGTGGGGTCGTTGTTTTCGGAGGGGATGTTCCACGTGGCCATGCGGCTCTTGAGCCCCGAGCCGATCGTGCTCCAGCCCGTGTCGTGATTTCCCTTCGAGACGAAATACGGAATCGTCGTCGTCGACGTGTTGATCTCCCCGTCGACGGCGGAAAACCATTCCGACGGCGTCTCGCCGTCGTAGGTGACATCGCCCTGCACCACCACGAGCTTTGCGCCCTCGCGCTTTACGAGCTGCAAAACGCTGCGAAAGTCCTCGCCCGATGCCGTGTCGCCAATGAAGGCGACCTTGAAGTTCGGATCCGTCGGAGTGTCCGCCGCTGCGATCAGCGGGGCCTCGTCGGTGGCCTCGTCCTTGTCGGCCGCAGGCTCGGGCTGCTCCGACGGAGGCTCGTACACGCCCGGCGAGGAATTACCTTCGCCATTCGCATTGTTGACCGAGTGATCTTCGCCGCTACAGGCGGAGACAGCGGACGCCGTGCACACGGCCGCCGCCAACAGCCCCAACCCCGCGCGCTCCCACATGCCCCAACCAGCGGAAAGTCGTTCGCTCATGACCGCTAGTCATAAGCCATTTTCCGTGACGGGAGCATGGCAGTCTCAGTAACTTTCACCGCCGCTCTGCGTCGTAATGCGTCGTAAATCGAAGGGGCGACGCAATTCGCTTTCTACCGACTGGTGCGACGTTTCTGCTTTGCGACCGTTCGCGACTTCGTGGCGCGTGTCTTCGCAGGGCCTTTGGCTTTTCGCGTATTCGCAGGACCTACGGAAGCCGTGGCGGCGCTGCTGCCGGCACTCTTCGTTGTCTTCGGCACGCGGCGTTCATTGCTCGGCTCCGAATCGGGCAGGCCTAGAAAAGTGAAGAACTCACGCGCAGTCTGCGCGGCGCGCCCTTCGCGACGGCGACGCCGCTGCACGCGGTTCCACTCGGCAACCTTGGTGTTGTAGTCCTCGTGCTGCTTCCAATAGCGCTGCTGGAGATCGTAGAGCGGCTCGACATCGACGCTGCCGTCCATCTCGTACGGGCACTCGGTGGCCTTCACCAAGGTGAGACGCCGGAGCTTCTTCTCCTTGTTGAAGTCCGGATCGAGCGGATAGATGCGGCAGCCCAACGGGCGGCTCGTGTAGATGGTGCAGCGATTGTCGTCGCCCAGGTAGATGCAGCGCCCCTTCTCGTGCCGAAGCACCAGGACGCGCTTGCCTTGGCGAAGCATCGCGAACGCCTCGGGCTCGTCATCCATGTGGATGGCGTGCTTGTCGACCACCTGCGCAATATGGCCCGGTGAGTCGCCCGTGCGCTCGATGATGCGAAGAATGTCATCCTGCGTGAGGGGCAGGAGCGGGTCTTTGCAGCAATTGCCGCACCCCGTACAACGGAAATTAAGGTAACGGGCACCAGGTATGTTTTTCATGCGGCCGCTGCTTCGAGCTCGTGAGCCTATACCATGAAAGACGATCCGCGCGCGATGTGCGGCGAACCATCGGGCGTGCTTTTGTTTTTTTGATCGACGGCGGCGTAGGGTGACCCGCCGTTACCTGCCGGCCGCTTCGATGCAACCCGCGATGGCCGCCGCGCGAATGAACGGTTGCAGTGGGGGCGGGAGACTTGCGGCATCGAGGCCTAGGTCGATGGGGACCTCACCGCGTTCGTTCGCAGGACCATGGTGGATGATGGTGCTGCCGCGAAGGGTGCCAACGCGCACGGGCGAGGCGTCGGCGCGAACGTAGAACGGGACATCGGCCGAGCATTGAACGGCGGTGCTGGCCGCATTGGGGTTGCTGGGGTTGGCGATGAGGGCGCCGACCAATTCGGCGGCCGGGGCAAATTTCGACGAGAGCGCCGACGCGTCTACCCAGCCTTGAATGGTGACATCGGCATCGGGAATGGCGATGCGAACGGCGCGGCCTTTACGCTCGAGCTCAGCGACTTGCTCGGGGGGCTCGTCGGATGGAGAGAGGAGCCAGGCGACGACCGGGCCGCGTGGGGTACTGCGGAGCGGAATCTTGGTGCCGCGTTTGAGGTAGCGGAAGTCGTACGACACGGGTTCGACTTCGGGCTGAAACGTGAGCTCGTTGCACGGGTACGTGACGGAGAGCGGTGCGGCCGGCGTGACGAAGCTCGGCAGGGTGACCTCGACGGCAAGGGTGTCGTTCGAGATGGATTTCGCGCGGGCGCGGAAGATGGTGAGCCATTCGTCATGGGGCTGGGGGGTGCGGGTTGGGGGTGCGGAGGGCGCGGGCGCGGAGGGCGCGGAGCGGGCGGAGGGCGCGGACGAGGAACGAGGTCCAATGAGGATGTCCTCGAGCTGGACTTCACCGACGGCCGCGAAGTGCTCGGTGGAGACTTCCATCGTGGCCGCATCATGGGCGGCACGCAGCTCGATGCGTCGTGCGTGCTGCACCGTTGCGAATTCCTTGCCGCCGTACGCGAGAGGGATGGGGTCCACGAGCGCGACGTTCTCGGTGCGGATGACGCAGGTCGCGTTCTGGAGCGGGCGCAGGGCGCGTTCTTGCTCTTGGGGCGCGGCGGGCGCTGGGGTCGATGCGACGGGCGGGGCAAGCGGCGCGGACGATGGGGGCGGCGGCGCATTGGATGCGCATGCCCCGAGGGCGAGGGCGAGGAGGAGCGGCGAAGAAGCGCGCATGGGCGGCACATCCTACGCGCAACGCGGCGATGGATTCCCGGGTCGAGCGACAATTTCGATTCTTGCTAACAATTACGTATCTAGCTAATTATTGAGGAGGCATGGCGCGCATCCCTCTCGCAGACACCGAGGCGGTTTTCGCCGCACTGGCCAACGAGTCCCGGCGCAACATCCTGGTCCTACTGAGCCATCTCGGCGGCGAGCTCCCCTCGGGCTACCTCGCCGCGCGCTTTCAGCACAGTTGGCCGACGACCACGCGCCACCTCGGCGTCCTGGAGAAGGCCGGCCTCGTGGAAGTCCGCCGCGAAGGCCGCAGCGCCTTCTACCGCCTCAACCGAGACCGCGTACGCGGCATCGTCGAAGCGTGGCTAGGACATTTGGAGCCAACTGGCCCCGAAAAGACATGGACATCGTCCGGGCCAAAGTCGACCGGAGGACTGCGCCGCAGTGGCAGCCAAGGGAAAGTGAGGAGAGAACCATGAGCACCAAGGGAACGGAGACGACGGAAGCAACGGGGACGAGGGCGACGAAGGCGGAGGGCACACACGACGACGTCCCCAAGATTTTCCGCGTGACCCTCGAAGTCGCAAACATCGACGAAGCCGCCCGCTTCTACACCGAGCTCCTCGGCCAAGAGGGCAAGCGCCATCAAGGCTCGCGCCACTATTACGACTGCGGCGGCGTCATCTTGGCCCTACTCGACGTCAGCGCCGGCGGATTGCCACCGACACCGGGCCCCAAATCCCTGTACATGGCCGTGCGCGATCTCGAAGCCGTCCACGCACGCGCCACCGCGTTGAACGCCCTCGCGCCATACAAAGTACACGGCCAACCGGCAGGCGACCCCGTCCAGCGCCCGTGGGGCGAGCGCTCATTCTACGTGGTCGACCCATGGGGCAACGACCTGTGCTTCGTCAAAGAGGGCACGCTCTACACGTGACGCGCGCGCTTGCGACGGTCCCGGCCCACACGGCGGAGGTCCGCACGACACCATCTCGTATCGCAAGCGCGAACCCGAGCTCAACGTGCACCGCGCCCTATTTCAAGAGAATTTCCCGGCGAAACCGCCTCTCCTCCCCTGCCCTTGCATAAGCGCCCGAGACCCCGTTCTAAAAAATTCGTCACGAACGCGTCGCGTTAGCTTGACGGACGCTCCGTGGGTCTATATTGCTTCTCCTCAATTCCGGCTTAGCTCAGTTGGTAGAGCAGGCGGCTGTTAACCGCCGGGTCGTAGGTTCGAGTCCTACAGCCGGAGCTATTTGCGACCGTTCGAGAACATGAAGGTGACCCGCTGGTGAAGAGGCGGGTCCTCGTGATCCGGCGGGAAAAGGGCTTCGAGTGAGTGTCACCCTCGAAGATAGAATTCTCGACGGTGGTTGCCGTTGGTGGGAGTCGGTCG
It includes:
- a CDS encoding metallophosphoesterase yields the protein MSERLSAGWGMWERAGLGLLAAAVCTASAVSACSGEDHSVNNANGEGNSSPGVYEPPSEQPEPAADKDEATDEAPLIAAADTPTDPNFKVAFIGDTASGEDFRSVLQLVKREGAKLVVVQGDVTYDGETPSEWFSAVDGEINTSTTTIPYFVSKGNHDTGWSTIGSGLKSRMATWNIPSENNDPTKKNYSVVYKGLKIVMVSDSETSPSRASYVKDRLANDTHIWKICSWHKNMRATNVGPKNDEMGWTIYENCRAQGAIVAQGHSHTYSRSKTVTNDQSQTIDSTCSDPFNLCLAPGKHFFFDSSLGGHDMRPLNTTVASKPYWASTYVSGFGALFITFYVDNDPRKARGYFKTVDNVIIDPPPSSGKTSFTITRAP
- a CDS encoding YkgJ family cysteine cluster protein, which translates into the protein MKNIPGARYLNFRCTGCGNCCKDPLLPLTQDDILRIIERTGDSPGHIAQVVDKHAIHMDDEPEAFAMLRQGKRVLVLRHEKGRCIYLGDDNRCTIYTSRPLGCRIYPLDPDFNKEKKLRRLTLVKATECPYEMDGSVDVEPLYDLQQRYWKQHEDYNTKVAEWNRVQRRRRREGRAAQTAREFFTFLGLPDSEPSNERRVPKTTKSAGSSAATASVGPANTRKAKGPAKTRATKSRTVAKQKRRTSR
- a CDS encoding metalloregulator ArsR/SmtB family transcription factor, with product MARIPLADTEAVFAALANESRRNILVLLSHLGGELPSGYLAARFQHSWPTTTRHLGVLEKAGLVEVRREGRSAFYRLNRDRVRGIVEAWLGHLEPTGPEKTWTSSGPKSTGGLRRSGSQGKVRREP
- a CDS encoding VOC family protein, giving the protein MSTKGTETTEATGTRATKAEGTHDDVPKIFRVTLEVANIDEAARFYTELLGQEGKRHQGSRHYYDCGGVILALLDVSAGGLPPTPGPKSLYMAVRDLEAVHARATALNALAPYKVHGQPAGDPVQRPWGERSFYVVDPWGNDLCFVKEGTLYT